A single window of Toxotes jaculatrix isolate fToxJac2 chromosome 4, fToxJac2.pri, whole genome shotgun sequence DNA harbors:
- the zgc:77849 gene encoding UPF0472 protein C16orf72 homolog yields the protein MEERKEEGEAEIQEHGPEHWFSKWERQCLAEAEQNDPNEEETEQSQQKLWHLFQNSATAVAQLYKDRVCQQQGLSLWVPFQNAATAVTNLYKESMEARQRSYDLGIHLGYQRRNKEVIAWVKKRRRTIRREDLISFLCGKVPPPRTARAPPRVSMVSASRPSPPETGNSVETDLQPFREAIALHGLSGAMASISVRSGPPGSPTHPAQSLSRRRNGLLDVDLNTFIAEEMALHLDSTANRKRGPAPCSDVITDSPTHKRNRML from the exons atggaggagaggaaagaggagggagaagcgGAGATCCAAGAGCACGGCCCCGAGCACTGGTTCTCCAAATGGGAACGGCAGTGCTTAGCGGAGGCCGAACAGAATGATCCAAATGAGGAGGAGACGGAACAAAGTCAACAGAAGCTGTGGCACCTGTTTCAGAACTCAGCCACCGCAGTAGCACAGCTCTACAAAG ATAGAGTATGTCAGCAGCAAGGACTCTCTCTCTGGGTGCCCTTCCAAAATGCAGCCACAGCTGTCACTAACCTGTATAAAG AGAGTATGGAGGCTCGTCAGCGGAGCTATGACCTGGGCATCCACTTAGGCTACCAGCGCAGAAATAAAGAGGTGATTGCGTGGGTGAAGAAACGCAGAAGAACTATCAGGCGAGAAGACCTCATTAGCTTTCTGTGTGGCAAAGTTCCACCTCCACGGACAGCTCGCGCCCCGCCTAGAGTTTCCATGGTGTCTGCCAGCCGACCATCACCCCCAGAGACAGGCAACTCTGTGGAGACAGACCTGCAGCCCTTCAGAGAGGCAATTGCACTGCACG GCCTTAGCGGTGCCATGGCAAGCATTTCTGTGCGCTCTGGTCCTCCTGGCTCCCCAACTCACCCCGCCCAGTCCCTCAGTCGTCGTAGGAATGGTCTTCTTGACGTGGACCTTAACACCTTCATCGCTGAGGAGATGGCACTCCATTTGGATTCCACAGCCAATCGTAAACGAGGCCCTGCCCCCTGTAGTGACGTCATCACAGACTCACCTACTCATAAACGTAACAGGATGCTCTGA